The window CGGACGTGATCGACGACCTCGCGTCCTGGGCGCGCGCCGCCCTGGCGTTGTCCGAATCGCGCGGGCTCAAGATCGCCCGCCTGGGCGGCATGAACATGCGGGAGGTCGCTGTCACCGGCGGCGACCGCGTCGAGGCGCAGATCAAGCTCGGCTGGTCGATCAACGGCTACGGAGTGGGTGACCTGGTGGCTCGCCTTCACGACGTGCCCGACACCGAGGTCGATCGGCTCATCGAGGAGTACGGGGACAGCTACTCGATGTCCGCCGCGCTGAGAAAGGGCGGTGAGCATTATGGGACCCTCCGCGATGCGGCGCGCCAGGAGGCCGGGCTGCGCGCATTCCTCGAGGAAGGCGGCTTCGGGGCCTTCACCACGACCTTTGAGGACTTGCACGGTTTAAAGCAGCTTCCCGGCTTCGCCTGCCAGCGGCTCATGGCGGAGGGGTACGGCTTCGGCGCCGAGGGCGACTGGAAGACCGCCGCGCTGGTCCGCCTCGGCAAGGTGATGACGGCGGGTCGACCCGGCGGCGTCTCCTTCATGGAGGACTACACCTACCACCTCGCCAAGGGCAAGGAGCGGGTCCTCGGCGCGCACATGCTCGAGATCTGCCCCTCCATTGCCGCCGGGAAACCGTCGCTCGAGGTTCACCCGTTGGGGATCGGCGGCAAGGCCGATCCGGCCCGGCTGGTCTTCGGCGCCCGACCCGGCCCGGCGGTGAACGCCACGCTGGTCGACATGGGAGGGCGGATGCGCATGATCGTGGCCGAGCTCGACGTCGTCGAACCCGATCGGTCGATGCCCAATCTCCCGACGGCGAGCGCGGTCTGGATTCCACGCCCAGACTTCAAACGCGGCTGCCAAGCCTGGATCGAGGCGGGCGGCGCCCACCACGCCGCCTTCTGCCAGGCGGTCACGGCGGTTGAGTGGTCGGACTTCGCCGGGATGGCAGGGCTGGAAGCTGTCCGTCTGGGCGCCGATCTGGACCTGCGAGCGCTCCGCAACGAGCTGCGCTGGAATGATGTGGCCTTCAAGTTCGGGAGCTGAGAGGATGGCCTCGCCATACCAGGAGCTGAAGGAACGGGCCCTGGCCGCCAATCTGGAGATTCCCAGGCAGGGGCTCGCCATCTACACGTTCGGCAACGTCTCTGCATTCGACGCCGCCCGCGCCGTCATGGCGATCAAGCCGAGCGGCGTCGCGTACGACCGGCTCACCGTAGCCGACCTTGTGGTGGTGGACCTCGAGGGCAAGGTCGTGGAGGGCCAGCTCCGGCCCTCCTCCGATGCTCCGACCCACCTGGTGCTCTACCGCGCCTTCCACGGGATCGGCGGGATCGTGCACACCCACTCCACCTACGCGACGGGGTGGGCGCAGGCGAGGCTGCCGATCCCGATCTACGGGACCACCCACGCCGACCACCTGGCCGAGGACGTGCCTTGCACCGCGGTCATGTCGGACGAGGCGGTGGAGCGGGACTACGAGGTCGAGACCGGCCACCAGATCGTGGAGTGCTTCCGGCATCGTGATCCGATGCAGGTGCCCATGGTTCTGGTGGCCGGGCACGGCCCGTTCGCCTGGGGCGAGACGCCGGAGGAGGCCATCTACAACGCCGCGGTGTTGGAGGAGCTGGCGCAAATGGCCTTCATCACCCGAACTCTCGATCCGGCGGCGGAACGGCTCCCGGATCGCCTGATCCGGAAGCACTTCGAACGCAAGCACGGGAAGAACGCCTACTACGGGCAGGATTGACGTCGCGACTGGATGGGACCGCCGAAGGAGGGTGTCGATGAACCAGCACCAGCGCAACGCGGCGGACACCGTCAGGTCGGGCGCCGCCGTGCTCGGCATCGAGCTCGGCTCCACCCGCATCAAGGCCTCCCTGGTCGCGCCCGACACCACACCCCTGGCGATGGGAACCCATGCCTGGGAGAACCGGCTCAAGGATGGCGTGTGGACCTACGACATGGAGGATGTCTGGCAGGGGCTCGCCTCCTGCTATGCCTCCCTGGTCGAGGACGTCCGCCGCCGACACGGCGTCGAGCTGGGGACCGTCGCGGCCATCGGATTCAGCGGCATGATGCACGGGTACGTGGCCCTCGACCGCGACGATCGCCTGTTGGTCCCCTTCCGAACCTGGCGCAACAACATCACCGGCGACGCCTGCGCCGAGCTCACCCCGCTGTTCGACTTCGCGGTGCCGCAGCGCTGGAGCATCGCCCACCTCTACCAGTCGATCCTCGAGCGGCAGCCGCACGTGTCGCGGATCGCGCGTCTGACGACGCTTGCCGGCTACGTCCACCTGCGGCTCACCGGCGAGCACACGATCGGCGTGGGGGAGGCCTCGGGCATGTTCCCCATCGATCCAGGGACGGTGGACTGGGATGCCGAGCGGGTGGCCAAGTTCGACGACCTCATCGCGCCGCGCGGGCTGGGCTGGACGCTGCGGGACATCCTCCCCGCCGTCCTGCCTGCCGGTCGTCTCGCCGGCCGGCTCACCGCCGAGGGTGCGAAGCTGCTCGACCCGACGGGGCGTCTCGAGCCCGGCATTCCCCTCTGTCCTCCCGAGGGCGACGCGGGCACCGGCATGGTCGCTACCAACGCGGTCCGCCCGCGCTCGGGCAACGTCTCGGCGGGCACCTCGGTGTTTGCGATGATCGTGCTCGAGAAGAGCCTGTCTCGGGTTCACGAGGAGATCGACATCGTCGTCACGCCCGACGCCAGGCCGGTGGCCATGGCCCACTCCAACAACGGCACGTCGGACCTCGATGCGTGGATAAGCCTCTTTGGCCAGGTCGCTAGGGCGTTGGGCGTGGAAGTCACGCTGGAGGAGCTCTACGGCGCCCTCCTGCCGCTGGCCGTGGCCGGGGATCCGGACGCCGGCGGGCTGCTGTCGATCAACTACGTCTCCGGCGAGCATGTGACCGGGTTCACCGAGGGCCGGCCGCTGTTCGTGCGCAACCAGGACAGCCGCTTCACCCTCGAGAACTTCGTGAGGGCGATGTACTTCGCGTCGCTGTGCGCCATGCGGACCGGCATGGACATCCTGACCGACCAGGAAGGGGTCGTCATCGACGAGATCCGCGGCCACGGCGGCTTCTTCAAGGGCGGCGACACCGGCCAGCGCATGATGGCAGCAGCGCTCGACGTTCCGGTCAGCATCCCGGCCATGGCCGGGGAGGGAGGCGCCTGGGGCATGGCGGTGCTCGCGACCTACCTGCTCCGCGCCGACCCGGCCCAGTCGCTGCCCGACTACCTCGACCGGTGGATCGGCGGGAGCTCGGGCGAGCCGGTCCAGCCCGATCTGCGGGACGTTCAGGGCTTCGCCGAGTTCTTCGCCCGCCACACCAGGGGGCTCGCCATCGAGCGCGAAGCTGTGAAGGTGCTGGGCTAGGGGGCGGGCATGAGCTCAGGACGCACGACTCATCCGCTGCGCCGGTTCACCTCGGCCCGGATGACACGGGCCCGTGGTTGCGCGGGGCGCGTCGATGGCATCCGCGAACGAAGAGCAGCTCGTCACTGCCAGGGGACACGTCGAACCAGGACGTAGAAGGCGGGAACCTCCATGCGAACACGCGACCTCACGGTACTCGAGAAGGTGGGCTTCGGCGCCGGCGATCTCGCCGTGAACGTCGTCATCTCGGCGATGTTCCTCATCCTCACTTTCTTCTACACCGACATCTTCGGCCTGCGACCGTCGGATGTGGCGCTGCTGCTGCTGGTGGCCAACCTCATCGACGCCATCACAGATCCGCTGATGGGGCTGATCAACGACCGATTCACGACCCGCTGGGGGCGCTATCGGCCGTACTTCCTGTTCTTCTCCGTGCCGTTCGGCGTCTCGGTCTTCCTCACGTTCAGCACCCCGGATTTCGACTACAACGGCAAGCTCGTATGGGCGTACGCGACCTACATCTTCGTCAAGCTGATGTTCACCGCCGTGACCATCCCCTACATCTCCTTGATCGGCGTGCTGACCGACAAGCCGAAGGAGCGGCTGTCGGCGAACGGTTACCGGCTGTTCTTCGCCAAGATCGGCGCCTTCCTGGTGTCGATCGTGGTGCCCCTCATGGCCGCGCGCTGGGGGGCCGACAACCTCGCCAGGGGCTACCAGATGTCGATGGGCGTGATGGCCGTGATCGCGGTCGTCATGTTCCTGTTCTGTTTTGCCATGACGACCGAACGCGTGCAGCATGAGACCGAGCGCCAGTCATTGTGGTCGCAGCTCAAGGTGCTGGCCGGCAACGACCAGTGGCTGGTCCTGTGCGCGGTCTGCGTCACCGGTTCCCTCGGCTACACGATCCGCGCGGGGGTCGGCGCGTACTACGCGAAGTACTTCCTGGGCGGAGACGAGAGGCTGATCTCGACGTTCCTCGCGACCGGAGTCACGGCCGCGATCCTCGCCATGGTGGCTTCGACCTGGATCACGAAGGTCTACTGCAAGGTGAAGCTCTTCCGCTACTCCCAGCTGCTGGTCGGCGTCTTGAGCATCCTCATGTTCGTGGCGGTCGGCCCCGGCGACACGATGCTCGCGCTCGTGCTCTACTTCCTGCTCTCCTTCGTGGTCGACCTCCACGCGCCCGTGTTCTGGTCGGCCATCGCGGAGGCCATCGACTACGGTCAGTACCGCTCCGGCAAGCGCGTGGCCGGGCTGGGCTTCGGGGGGATCTCGTTCTGCCAGAAGGCCGGCATCGGGCTCGGCGGCGCCATCCTCGGCTGGTTGCTGACCTACTTCGACTACGTCCCGAACCAGGCCCAGGTCCAGTTCACCTTGACCGGGATCGCCCTGCTGCTGACCATCATCCCGGGCGTGTTCCACGTGCTC of the Thermoanaerobaculales bacterium genome contains:
- the araA gene encoding L-arabinose isomerase, with the protein product MRDWIDVVTDHNKQELWFLTGSQQLYGDEALEQVARNSRRIAEALDRSGKLPARMVWKPVMTGPEAILKVCQDASAARECVGVVTWMHTFSPAKMWIAGLTRLTRPLAHLHTQFNRELPWADIDMDFMNLNQSAHGDREYGFICARLRLERKIVVGHWQDPDVIDDLASWARAALALSESRGLKIARLGGMNMREVAVTGGDRVEAQIKLGWSINGYGVGDLVARLHDVPDTEVDRLIEEYGDSYSMSAALRKGGEHYGTLRDAARQEAGLRAFLEEGGFGAFTTTFEDLHGLKQLPGFACQRLMAEGYGFGAEGDWKTAALVRLGKVMTAGRPGGVSFMEDYTYHLAKGKERVLGAHMLEICPSIAAGKPSLEVHPLGIGGKADPARLVFGARPGPAVNATLVDMGGRMRMIVAELDVVEPDRSMPNLPTASAVWIPRPDFKRGCQAWIEAGGAHHAAFCQAVTAVEWSDFAGMAGLEAVRLGADLDLRALRNELRWNDVAFKFGS
- a CDS encoding L-ribulose-5-phosphate 4-epimerase; this translates as MASPYQELKERALAANLEIPRQGLAIYTFGNVSAFDAARAVMAIKPSGVAYDRLTVADLVVVDLEGKVVEGQLRPSSDAPTHLVLYRAFHGIGGIVHTHSTYATGWAQARLPIPIYGTTHADHLAEDVPCTAVMSDEAVERDYEVETGHQIVECFRHRDPMQVPMVLVAGHGPFAWGETPEEAIYNAAVLEELAQMAFITRTLDPAAERLPDRLIRKHFERKHGKNAYYGQD
- a CDS encoding FGGY-family carbohydrate kinase gives rise to the protein MNQHQRNAADTVRSGAAVLGIELGSTRIKASLVAPDTTPLAMGTHAWENRLKDGVWTYDMEDVWQGLASCYASLVEDVRRRHGVELGTVAAIGFSGMMHGYVALDRDDRLLVPFRTWRNNITGDACAELTPLFDFAVPQRWSIAHLYQSILERQPHVSRIARLTTLAGYVHLRLTGEHTIGVGEASGMFPIDPGTVDWDAERVAKFDDLIAPRGLGWTLRDILPAVLPAGRLAGRLTAEGAKLLDPTGRLEPGIPLCPPEGDAGTGMVATNAVRPRSGNVSAGTSVFAMIVLEKSLSRVHEEIDIVVTPDARPVAMAHSNNGTSDLDAWISLFGQVARALGVEVTLEELYGALLPLAVAGDPDAGGLLSINYVSGEHVTGFTEGRPLFVRNQDSRFTLENFVRAMYFASLCAMRTGMDILTDQEGVVIDEIRGHGGFFKGGDTGQRMMAAALDVPVSIPAMAGEGGAWGMAVLATYLLRADPAQSLPDYLDRWIGGSSGEPVQPDLRDVQGFAEFFARHTRGLAIEREAVKVLG
- a CDS encoding MFS transporter; translated protein: MRTRDLTVLEKVGFGAGDLAVNVVISAMFLILTFFYTDIFGLRPSDVALLLLVANLIDAITDPLMGLINDRFTTRWGRYRPYFLFFSVPFGVSVFLTFSTPDFDYNGKLVWAYATYIFVKLMFTAVTIPYISLIGVLTDKPKERLSANGYRLFFAKIGAFLVSIVVPLMAARWGADNLARGYQMSMGVMAVIAVVMFLFCFAMTTERVQHETERQSLWSQLKVLAGNDQWLVLCAVCVTGSLGYTIRAGVGAYYAKYFLGGDERLISTFLATGVTAAILAMVASTWITKVYCKVKLFRYSQLLVGVLSILMFVAVGPGDTMLALVLYFLLSFVVDLHAPVFWSAIAEAIDYGQYRSGKRVAGLGFGGISFCQKAGIGLGGAILGWLLTYFDYVPNQAQVQFTLTGIALLLTIIPGVFHVLMGLLMFKYRVTDEFYDEIKVKIGISPAPGAHSEATAGVSASHLAE